The Bombus pascuorum chromosome 11, iyBomPasc1.1, whole genome shotgun sequence genome includes the window TTATAATTGGAGAAATTGGTACAAAATTGGGGATGAACGGCGTTAACAATGGGTTTCTCGGATTTCATGACTTTAGGATACCACGGGAGAATATGTTGATGAAGAATTCCAAGGTAACTTTTCATACAAAATTCCTATAAGAGATGCAATCTCATCTTATTGATGTGGAattgaaaggaaaattatGTGCGTAATCTGTGTAAACAGAACTGTTCATAAATCCTAATCTTCGATAGAGCAAATTGTAAAGTTACATCTCTTGTTGTAGGTACTAGAAGATGGAACATACGTAAAATCtacaaatgataaattaacGTATGGTACAATGGTGTTCGTTCGAGTAATGTTGCTGACGGATCTCCTACACTATTTAACGAAAGCTGTTACGATTGCGGTTCGATACAGCGCAGTAAGACGTCAGGGTCAAATAAATCCGGAGTATGTTCTGTTAAAAACAATCTTCAGTAACATCGACTGTTTTATGtctctttattaaaaaatggcCTCTATAGGATGtgttacttttaattaaaattaaatctctCCTGCTGATACCACattagtatttttctttttttctttttagacaACCAGAGGTGCAGATTCTCGATTACGTAACGCAACAATACAAAATCTTCCCTCATATTGCCACATGTTTCGCAATAAAAGTTACTGCCAGTTGGGTTTGGGATATGTATAATACGGTACAAAGTGAATTGCACCAGGATGATTATGAAAAACTACCGGAGGTTGATATGTTTATACCATTTATAGTAGTATACTTTTCTTCATATTTCTAGctctattaatttcttttgcaGTTGCATTCTTTGTCATGTTGCCTAAAAGCGGTTGTATCTGCAGATACAGCATTTGGAATAGAGCAGCTTCGGTTATCTTGTGGTGGACATGGATACATGACTGGCAGCAATCTGCCAACACTTTACGGATTGGCCACCGCAGTCTGTACTTACGAAGGGGAAAATACAGTTCTACTTTTGCAAACAGCTAGGTACCTCGTAAAATCATGGAAACGAGCTATGGATGGAGAAACATTGCCAGAATCTGTAGAGTATCTTAACAAAGCAGCAAAAGAAGTAAAACATCGTCGTTGGAGTAACGATTTGGAATGTCTGATTGATGCGTATAACGCGGTAGCCGCAGGGTATGCTGTTTCcgaatacattaaatattgttgaataattacatatatattcatcGGAATGTTTACGATATTCTTACCACTTCGTAGATCTATTCGTTTAGCAGCAGAACATTTGGATCGCAGGATACGTGATGGAGTTCCGACAGAGGAGGCGTGGAATCAAACGAGTATCGAACTAGCTCAGTGTGCGGAAGCTCACGCTCGAGTCTTCATTGTAAAAACATTTGCAAAATCTATTAAACAGTTAAACTCGAAATCTGAAGAATTTCGTCAAGTAATGTTTCAACTCTGTGAGCTGTATATCGTATATTGGGCTTTGAAGAACGTTGGTAATTTTCTTCGGGtgagtattaatttttttagaaactcTCACAGAGGacaacgaaagaagaaaaatttattactatatcTTGTAGGATAATTTGAATTCAAGAGTGATtcatctctttctcttttttagttttcttctATGCAGAAAGAGCATGTTCAGACACTTCATTCACGCTTGGAATATTTGCTGATGACAATCCGTCGAAATGCTGTAGGAATCGTTGACGGTTTCGATTTCGATGACCATATTCTTTGTTCGGCTTTGGGTGCTTACGATGGTAACGTTTACGAACGAATGTTTCAAGAAGCCATGAAGAGTCCTCTGAACCGTGAAACTGTGAACATGTCTTTCGAAAAATACTTAAAACCATTTCTTAAGAGTAATTTATAGTATAATCtttttaaaggaaatatttgatcataattattatttcgtatttgttttgtGATGATTTAATTGTTATCGTAAgacgtattttttatttgttattaaataatcgatTGTATTGTTTGTTGGGTATtgatttatatgatataacaaCTGTAGCATATCATACGAGCAATATCGAAGATAGATATACGTGCTCACTTGTCCATTTTACTGAGAGTTTATATTgaacaagaaagaaaggatCGAACGTATTTTTGTACCATTTCTATTCGGTATCATTGTAAAtgtgtaatttatacaaaGAAGCATCGCCGTAATGATTGTGACTGAATGTCTGATAgagattttatgtttataaaaagctTTCTGAAAATATGCGATCATTCTGACATGAGATGCTTTAAATATGTTATGGGTAATGGTATTTTCTATACAGTTTTTACAAtgagtaaaataatattttgaagtacaaaaatgtatatttttattgctaaACCTGTAACTCCTCAatgaaaattgcattttaGAATTGAAAGATTTTCATATGGCatggtatttatttatagaatgcAATTGGTGACATACATGTAGTATTGTTCCTTGTACTAACATACCgcaattattgttaatttccTATCGCAACAGAAATAATACTATTCGTACATGAATAAAATGCAGTTTGTGAGATTCATTGGTACCGCTGCGGCATCATAGTCTtgaattttgatatatattCGCTTTGTATGTTACATCCAATGAGTATCAAgtacataatattttgaaataggAATATTCTTGGAATGTTAATTTATTCACTATTTTTGTGGGATATGTTAATTGCCAATATAAGTAATGCAATTATGgataaaatatacgaatataGAATTACAAAACAAATTCTTGACCATTAATACTTACTCATTTTGAACTAAGTAGCATTTGTTAAACTgtaactgtatttatattaatatctgaatatctcgtttatttttagtGATTTGTTGGACACATTATATGTAGATACTGGATCCTAGAAATTTCACAGACGGACCGATAGAATCGTCATActcatatatgtatgtagatagaaaataatacagtataaaagaaaaaaacgtaaTTCATTTCTTCATCggtcaaaaatttcaaatcttttgtttgaataaatcatatttcatctataaataatcaaattcgTGCAAGATATATCCAAATCAActcttttataaatgaattctGTCAATGAACTCTTTTCAGATCATTCATCCGTCATAGCAACAATTAACTCAACAATTATCGAAAATCAACTTAATGGCTTTATTCATAACCAATTCACAAACTGACAACTCTTTAGGGAAATATTTAATCACTCAACATCGGTCTCAATATCTCCAAAAACAAAGGAAGATATAGAAGCAACCACGGAATATTTAAACACTAGCATAATAAACGCGATCCGTTCTTCCACCCCTACTAAGTGTTTTGTCAATAAACATGAATACCAccattatataataataaaaatcgcaGAAAAACGCAGACTTAGAAGAGTATGGCAAAATCATAGAACATCTGAAGACAAGCTTAAGCTAAATAACGTAACAAGAAAACTAACCAAAAtccttaaaaattacaaaaatgactattctcaaaaatatctTGCTAATCTGTCTCCCACAGCTGACTCCAACTACTCACTATAGAAGACATCCAGGAAACTCACTCGTCCTccgcaaataataaaaagccaACTTGTTCGCAAGTCACTTAATTAATGTCTTCAAACCGTATTTCCCCATTATTGCTGCCGAAATAACGGAATATTTACACCCTCCCTTCTAGATGTCTCCTCCTATTGAACCTTTCTCATCTCTGGAAGTTATAGAATTAATCCGTCGTCTAAATCCCAGGAAAGCATCGGGACATAATCAGATAAGTAACAAAGTTATCAAGGAGCTTCCCATAAAAGGGATTGCTCTCAttacttctatttttaatgcaattctTCGCCTTGAATATCCTAAGTCttggaaaatatcattaattactCTTATCCCTAAACCTGAAGAACCAATACACGAAACTAGCTCTTATCGCCCAATTAGTCTTCTACCCACTTTGTCCAAACTATTTGAGAAAATGCTAACGAAACGACTCCTTCCACTCTTAGAGAATTTGAAAACAATGCCAGATCATCAATTCGGTTTTCGCAAGCAACATTCTACGATAGAGCAAATTCATCGTCTAACTTATAAAATCAGCCAAGACTTAGAAAAGAACAAATCTTGCTCCGCGGTATTCCTGCACATTCGGCAGGCGTTCGACAGAGTGTGGTATGAAGGACTTTTGTTCGAACTAAAGAAAATACTACCACACACCTACTACTCCATCTTAAAATCATATCTAACTAATAGGCTGTTCATGATTAAATACTTAGACGCTATAACCGCAACATTCCCAATAGAAGCTGGCATATCCCAAGGCAGCGTCTTCGGAACTCTGCAGTTCACCATCTACACTGCCGATTTACCAATTTTAACAGAGATAACCACAGTGACATTTGCTGATAATACAGTTTTATTAGCATCCCACTCAGATAATTGTCGATAATTGCCTCCTCAACTCTCCAGCGAGGTCTTGACTCTATGGAAAAATGGTTCCACAAATGGCGCTTCGAAATAGATGAAAATAACTCCAGTCATATAACTTTCATGCTGCGAAAACAATCTTGCCCACAGGtgactataaataatattccaattccaAACAAAGATAACAGTCAGATATCTGACATGGAAACGGCACATCGTAGATAAAACTAAACAATTGAAATCAAAACTAAACAAtttctactggctcattggCAGACGCTCCAACTTAAACAatgggatccaactatggggaacagcgagtaattccaacatagaaattcttcaacgattccaatcaaaaactctaaaATCCTTAATAGACgcaccttggtatgttaccaacgaaacaatacatcgcgaccttgagatacccacagttaaagaagaaatatccaagttcagaaacagatataatataagagttaacaaccatcgaaacccattagttacccaattacttgatacgacggatcagatccgcagactaaaaagacaatacTCTTCAGATTGAAGCATTaaattcaactagaatcaaacatactataaactcttataattCAAGTACAGTACCACGCcgaaataatttacttataattatcaatgagaattgattgtaaatagtttaccaaataaaaaaaaaaaaaaagaaagaagtccTTCAGACTAAACAagcatcttttatttcaagggttctttacatttattgtttactacggCAAGACAcgggaaagttagtttttctcACGTATGATGCTTCGCACTAGCAACTTTCTATCGAGACCACCAACCCTCTTCTTCACTTTCCTAACCAAAATTGgcatcaacaaatccgatggtcctgtgcgttagacacatccatcactagctttcctctgccacagcatcgtcacttaTTCACTTATTCTTCATCGTTAGAATAGTCAACATATCTTTACCGGATTTTTACCCTTAAATCAATCACCTACTTATCAGTTCTGtaagtatgaaaccggaatgTGCCTATGATGGCCCTAGCTGATAATGTAGTTATCACTAAACTGCGTCCTTGATGCCAAAAGTCTTTGTTGACATCtaacaaacattttcgacttacaacaatacaagtttcatacaacagtatagtttgtaatagcgttgaacacgtcgaattttgtgcctggaaactacgatttgcggacagcattgattttctgttaccatttgaagaaaactgctgcagaatcgcatcgaatgcttgtcgaagcttacGGTGAGCATGCTCTTGGTAAATCACAGTGCTTTgagtggtttaaaaaattcagaagtggcaattttgacgtgaggaacgaaggacgtggaagaccaccgaaaaagtttcaagacagCGAATCGCAAGCATCGTTGGATGAGGATGACGCTCAAACGCAACAACAACTCGCTGATCGATTAAACGTGACACGAGAAGCCGTCTccatacgtttgaaagccaTGGGAAAGATCCAGAAGGTGGGAAAATGGGTTCCACATGAACCGAATGAAAGACAGCAGGAAAACCGAAAAACCACTTGCGAAATGCTGCTCGTCAGATACAGAAGAAAGTCATTTCTCCACCGAATTgtgactggcgatgaaaagtggatatattttgagaatcctaAGCGTAAAAGATCATGGGTAGCTCCAGGCGAACCACCGACATCGACTACAAGACCAAATCGCTATGGACGGAAGACAATGCTCTGTGTTTGGTGGGATCAGAAGGGTGTGATCTATTACGAGCTGTTAAAACCtggcgaaaccgttaatactgagcgctaccgacaacaaatgatcgatttgaatcaagctttgcgtgaaaaacgaccagaatatcaaaaaaggcaacgcaaagtaattttgctccatgataatgtaccatcgcatacagcaaaaccggtcaaggaaacgatcgaagcgttcagttggaaaatactttcgcacgcggcttactctccagacttggctccgtccgattactatttatttgcatcAATGGGATACGCACTTTCTGACCAGCACTTCActtcttacgaaaatgtacgaaaatggCTCGATGACTGGTTTGCCTCAAAAGAGAGACAGTTCTTTTGGCGTGGCATCCACCAATTGCCAGACAGGtgagaaaaatgtatagctagcgatgggcaatacttcgaataaaatatttttaatcgttttcatacaataaacgtgtattttctatataaaaatttcggTTACATACCTGGTAACTTGTACATACGCATCAGCGTAACTAGCTTCTATataaagttgttggaataaactgtAATTTATACCTGTTAATTCAGTGTAACCCCCCCCATTAttttaacagaaataaggggatagattagttcgtggcgtcgattatctaatcgtaacgggaatttacgatgACGTGCtttctcgcgatcgcgtctttCCGCAAATGGTCGATTAAACAAAGTTCTTTTATAAGTTCTATTTTTCCGATTGCCCACTGCTatgattgtttaaaatttaactGTTATCTGCCCTAAAAAAACCTCAGTAGATATGACCAGAACACCATGAATTTGAGTCCGATCTTAATTACTGAATTAGATTGCTTGAGTCAGACTAGTGATGTACGTGTTTGATGCAAAATTGTTAGTAATcggctttttttctttgttacaatatttctGTCAATAGAAACGAGGGTGCATAAGGCATTAGTACTTTGTTTAAGATCGTActaagaaatttgtaatacggagtcaagatattttatatattttatttcatatgtaatttatgaaaacaGTCGTTTGAAGTTTTCCTAGTGATAAACAAAACATTGTTAATTAGGAATTATCACAACTAATTATGCATAATTTTAGAATGTGagattataattttctctgATTATTCTTATATCACTTGAAGCATCTGCTTGGCCTTgcattagaaatagaaatagtgCATTCGGTACAAAGGTTCGAAGCAATCGTAAGCAGTGgtataagaaatattcaatGCGAATATGACGCTCGTACTTTTAACGCGATACGTATCGTAAATATCAGgcgtttgaaaagaaaattatccaGATAGATACGTGCAGCGATAGATTAGACAATCACATTCGTTTGTCAGCGATTAGTGTAAAGTAATCTGCACAATATGAGGCAACAGAAAATGGTGGTAAATAAGGATTTACAATATGAACGAAGTAGATGTACATTTGATCCTGTGGAAGTCACGTATTTTTTCGATGGCAGTGCAGAAAAAACGAGACAACGCCGTGATCA containing:
- the LOC132912165 gene encoding probable peroxisomal acyl-coenzyme A oxidase 1, whose protein sequence is MKQQKMNMNKDLQYERSRCTFNPMEVTYLFDGSPEKTKRRRDQEQYFLDDLALKENVAMKYKSHKEIYEDSLRIACNVLHKVRELQRSGKEDVDLLLNIFGARLGSALFEGGNPLVLHYAMFLPSILGQANSEQQAYWINRAWSGDVIGTYAQTELGHGTFLRGLETTATYDPETKEFVLNSPTLTSYKWWPGGLGHTANHAIVVAQLYTQGECRGIHPFVVQLRDVETHEPLKGIIIGEIGTKLGMNGVNNGFLGFHDFRIPRENMLMKNSKVLEDGTYVKSTNDKLTYGTMVFVRVMLLTDLLHYLTKAVTIAVRYSAVRRQGQINPEQPEVQILDYVTQQYKIFPHIATCFAIKVTASWVWDMYNTVQSELHQDDYEKLPELHSLSCCLKAVVSADTAFGIEQLRLSCGGHGYMTGSNLPTLYGLATAVCTYEGENTVLLLQTARYLVKSWKRAMDGETLPESVEYLNKAAKEVKHRRWSNDLECLIDAYNAVAAGSIRLAAEHLDRRIRDGVPTEEAWNQTSIELAQCAEAHARVFIVKTFAKSIKQLNSKSEEFRQVMFQLCELYIVYWALKNVGNFLRFSSMQKEHVQTLHSRLEYLLMTIRRNAVGIVDGFDFDDHILCSALGAYDGNVYERMFQEAMKSPLNRETVNMSFEKYLKPFLKSNL